The Candidatus Poribacteria bacterium genome includes a window with the following:
- the atpF gene encoding F0F1 ATP synthase subunit B, with amino-acid sequence MEGLLHQLGINLKGIIIQGIGFLIMILILWRFAFNRVIHLIDERRERIESQFRAAQERQEEVEKLQEEVKRKLQEIDRESQARLREVLEEANAERERILAKAREEAAAELARMQDEIEREKRRAVAELRATVSEMAIAIAEKIVEMDLDEEKHRSLIDRLIDQLTPSLLGIAEIGPGENK; translated from the coding sequence ATGGAAGGGTTATTACATCAGCTTGGGATTAACCTCAAGGGGATAATCATCCAGGGGATCGGATTCCTGATAATGATCCTGATACTGTGGAGGTTCGCCTTCAACAGGGTTATCCACCTGATAGATGAGCGCAGGGAGAGGATAGAATCCCAGTTCAGAGCCGCACAGGAGAGACAGGAGGAGGTCGAAAAGCTGCAGGAGGAGGTCAAGCGGAAGCTCCAGGAGATAGATCGGGAGTCTCAGGCAAGGCTGAGAGAGGTGCTGGAGGAGGCGAATGCCGAGAGGGAAAGGATCCTCGCCAAGGCTAGGGAGGAAGCAGCGGCGGAGTTGGCAAGGATGCAGGATGAGATCGAGAGGGAAAAGAGAAGAGCTGTGGCCGAGCTGAGAGCCACCGTCTCGGAGATGGCGATCGCCATAGCCGAAAAGATCGTTGAGATGGATCTGGACGAGGAAAAACATCGATCCCTCATAGATAGGCTTATAGATCAGCTAACCCCCTCTCTGTTGGGAATCGCAGAGATAGGACCGGGTGAGAACAAATGA
- a CDS encoding AtpZ/AtpI family protein, with the protein MRFLFEKGANLLARIAFGLLLPILGGAFGGIYLDRRFGTHPWLTLLGAMLGIFVGFAGLYGTFRSEE; encoded by the coding sequence GTGAGGTTTTTGTTCGAGAAGGGGGCAAACCTGCTGGCGAGGATCGCCTTCGGTTTGCTCCTGCCGATACTGGGTGGCGCCTTCGGTGGGATATATCTGGATAGACGGTTTGGCACTCATCCGTGGCTGACCTTGCTCGGGGCGATGTTAGGTATATTTGTGGGTTTCGCTGGGTTATATGGGACATTTAGATCGGAGGAGTAA
- the atpE gene encoding ATP synthase F0 subunit C, whose translation MIYFALLALAVGLGLPLAAAGAAIGQGIATKSALEGISRQPEAAPRIQLTMIIGLALIESLVIYVLLTFFILQAKLPNSDKMLEAVKEIAKMETTKGPAKVSIKASPFAPSAKGELTSKLTISVWNKDGIPLKGQKLSITAGDGKIKDLIDNGDGTYTAFLTVSPGERGEVTVRATAENGVYDDLILPVTPVRVSSGW comes from the coding sequence ATGATTTACTTTGCCCTTTTAGCTCTGGCGGTCGGATTGGGATTACCGCTAGCAGCGGCCGGAGCCGCTATAGGTCAGGGCATTGCAACGAAAAGCGCCCTTGAGGGTATATCCAGGCAACCGGAGGCGGCTCCGAGGATACAGCTCACTATGATCATCGGCCTTGCGTTGATCGAGTCGCTAGTCATCTACGTCCTGCTGACCTTCTTTATCCTGCAGGCTAAGTTGCCCAACTCGGATAAGATGCTGGAGGCCGTTAAGGAGATCGCCAAGATGGAAACGACTAAGGGTCCCGCGAAGGTCTCGATCAAAGCATCACCGTTTGCACCCTCAGCTAAGGGAGAGCTTACATCTAAGTTGACGATTTCCGTCTGGAACAAGGATGGAATTCCCCTCAAAGGACAGAAGCTCTCCATAACCGCTGGGGATGGGAAGATTAAGGATCTCATCGATAACGGTGACGGAACGTATACCGCTTTCCTTACGGTTTCCCCGGGTGAGAGAGGTGAGGTAACCGTGAGAGCAACAGCGGAAAACGGGGTCTATGACGATCTAATTCTGCCTGTCACCCCGGTGCGGGTATCATCAGGCTGGTGA
- a CDS encoding V-type ATP synthase subunit D produces the protein MILKVNATRMELLKLRRRLEIAQRGHKLLKDKQDELMRHFLDLIAQNRDLRRQVEAKLLKAHSAFLMARAVMDRASLEAAIMFPKQKLSIDVSAEQVMNLRVPKFSLSSEGDVYAYGFLSTSGELDSALQLYSEVLPEMIRLAEMERALQLLAEEIEKTRRRVNALEYVLIPNLRDTIAYIRMRLDEMERSNTTRLMKIKEMIAQGK, from the coding sequence ATGATACTGAAGGTCAACGCCACCAGAATGGAGCTTCTTAAGCTCCGCAGACGGCTGGAGATCGCTCAAAGGGGGCATAAGCTTCTCAAGGATAAACAGGATGAGCTGATGAGGCATTTTCTGGATCTGATCGCTCAAAACAGAGATCTTCGCAGACAGGTGGAGGCGAAGCTTCTCAAAGCCCATTCGGCTTTCCTGATGGCGCGGGCGGTTATGGATAGGGCAAGTCTGGAGGCGGCGATAATGTTCCCAAAGCAGAAGCTCTCCATCGATGTCTCGGCCGAACAGGTGATGAACCTCAGGGTGCCGAAGTTTTCCCTCTCTTCTGAGGGAGATGTTTACGCTTACGGATTCCTGAGCACGTCGGGCGAGCTGGATTCGGCATTGCAGTTGTATTCCGAGGTGCTTCCCGAGATGATCAGGCTTGCAGAGATGGAAAGGGCGTTGCAGCTCCTGGCCGAGGAGATCGAAAAGACGCGCAGACGGGTTAACGCCCTGGAGTACGTGCTCATCCCGAATCTGCGGGATACGATAGCTTATATCAGAATGCGGCTTGATGAGATGGAGAGGTCAAACACGACCAGATTGATGAAGATCAAAGAGATGATCGCTCAAGGCAAATGA
- the atpB gene encoding F0F1 ATP synthase subunit A, with the protein MGHESRSILIYIAYKLLPKGWLPDPRVASPETLNLIDLTLNTYLSLIILISLVLISSWRMKLRPTGRFQVAFEALIGGLFNFFRDILGPIGGKYTPFVVSFFVSILLMNLIGLFPGFISPTSNLNTTVALALIAVIGVQIIAIKEIGIWRYIKHFLGEPLWLSPLMFPLHVIGELAKVLSLSIRLFGNIFGEDTIIAVLAGMSPYFILGKVEIPYIPYQLPMMLFGLLTAFLQALVFSVLTSIYIALFIGEEEH; encoded by the coding sequence ATGGGACATGAAAGCAGATCTATCCTGATATACATCGCCTACAAGCTCCTCCCGAAAGGATGGCTTCCCGATCCCAGGGTAGCATCTCCGGAGACGCTGAATCTGATTGATCTCACCCTTAACACTTACCTCTCCCTCATCATCCTGATATCCCTTGTCCTTATATCCTCCTGGAGGATGAAGCTTCGACCGACTGGCAGATTCCAGGTGGCGTTTGAGGCGCTTATCGGGGGGCTGTTCAACTTCTTCAGAGATATCCTCGGCCCGATCGGCGGTAAATACACCCCGTTTGTCGTCAGCTTCTTCGTCTCGATTTTGCTTATGAACCTGATAGGGTTGTTCCCCGGTTTCATCTCTCCGACCAGCAATCTTAACACGACCGTTGCTTTGGCGTTGATAGCCGTGATAGGGGTTCAGATAATAGCGATAAAGGAGATAGGGATTTGGAGGTACATCAAGCATTTTCTGGGGGAGCCGTTGTGGCTTTCGCCGCTGATGTTCCCGCTGCATGTGATAGGTGAACTTGCCAAGGTATTATCCCTTTCGATTCGTCTCTTTGGCAATATCTTCGGGGAGGATACGATAATAGCCGTTCTGGCCGGCATGTCGCCCTATTTTATCCTGGGCAAGGTGGAGATACCGTATATACCATACCAGCTACCTATGATGTTGTTTGGACTTTTAACCGCCTTTCTGCAGGCTCTGGTCTTTTCGGTATTAACCTCCATCTACATCGCCCTGTTTATAGGCGAGGAGGAGCATTAA